From a region of the Corvus cornix cornix isolate S_Up_H32 chromosome 2, ASM73873v5, whole genome shotgun sequence genome:
- the METTL4 gene encoding N(6)-adenine-specific methyltransferase METTL4 isoform X1 has protein sequence MNRMGKPAEVRSFNSVSCMCMEMSVRRGLMMSVVHRLTAGWLVDHLSFINQCGYEICDSFAHPGGVTCNTSVTSTEDCHSTSTFAPTLSSSDSPAYGPGDAIETEGKPAKTRYVFREEFFDISKPHIAAAPEEQLCQGCPEVSLTEIKADSNREEYQEGAKSDTGDSVATARKKRKRKCVFNQGELDALEYHSKVRKLIWEGTLHLVQEGLKSGFLHHTTTKLNCRKNNVPQHIVCGLAELCEMAKQFPAVNESHHQAVHVLEDETCHPEQDLLSCVMKNSSNCAKIIVLMGQKYLVPPKSSFLLSDISCLQPLLNYKKKYDVIVIDPPWENKSVKRSNRYSHLSSWQIKQIPVPALAAPNCLVVTWVTNRQKHLRFVKDELYPHWSVKTLAEWHWVKITRAGEFVLPLDSLHKKPYEVLVLGRVQGDVKEALRKSEGVLPIPEHQLIVSIPCSLHSHKPPLAAVLAEFIKPDVECLELFARNLQPGWTSWGNEVLKFQHIDYFTLLQNEN, from the exons ATGAACCGAATGGGGAAACCAGCTGAAGTCAGAAGTTTCAACAGTGTGTCCTGCATGTGCATGGAAATGTCTGTCAGAAG gGGACTTATGATGTCCGTGGTACATCGTCTGACAGCAGGATGGCTCGTGGATCATCTCTCTTTCATCAACCAGTGTGGCTATGAGATCTGTGACTCCTTTGCACACCCTGGTGGTGTCACTTGCAATACTTCTGTCACATCTACTGAAGACTGTCACAGTACTTCTACTTTTGCTCCCACCCTCTCATCAAGTGATAGTCCTGCTTATGGTCCTGGAGATGCCATAGAAACAGAAGGTAAACCAGCAAAAACGAGATACGTGTTTCGGGAGGAATTCTTTGATATTTCTAAGCCCCATAtagctgcagctcctgaggagcagctgtgtcagggaTGCCCTGAGGTGAGTCTGACAGAAATAAAGGCTGACAGCAACAGAGAGGAATACCAAGAAGGAGCAAAGAGTGACACTGGAGATTCTGTTGCCACTGCTAGGAAG AAACGTAAAAGGAAATGTGTGTTTAACCAAGGTGAACTGGATGCTTTGGAATACCATTCAAAG GTCAGGAAGCTCATTTGGGAAGGCACTTTGCATTTAGTCCAAGAAGGACTCAAAAGTGGTTTTCTTCATCACACTACCACAAAACTCAATTGCAGGAAGAATAATGTTCCTCAACACATTGTCTGTGGGTTGGCTGAATTATGTGAAATGGCAAAACAGTTTCCAGCTGTGAATGAAAGTCACCATCAAGCTGTACATGTGCTGGAGGATGAAACCTGCCATCCAGAGCAGGACCTGCTCTCATGTGTCATGAAAAACAGCTCAAACTGTGCAAAGATAATTGTGTTAATGGGGCAGAAATACTTGGTACCACCAAAAAGCAGTTTCCTCTTATCCGATATTTCATGTTTGCAGCCCCTGCTGAACT ACAAGAAGAAATATGATGTAATTGTGATCGATCCACCATGGGAGAACAAGTCTGTTAAAAGGAGTAACAG GTACAGCCACTTGTCTTCATGGCAAATCAAGCAGATTCCTGTACCAGCACTAGCTGCTCCAAATTGTCTTGTAGTCACGTGGGTGACTAATAGACAGAAGCACTTACGTTTTGTTAAAGATGAACTTTATCCTCATTGGTCAGTGAAAACGCTTGCTGAGTGGCACTGGGTAAAA ATTACTAGAGCTGGAGAATTTGTGTTGCCTTTGGATTCTTTGCACAAAAAACCATATGAAGTTCTTGTACTGGGGAGAGTTCAAGGAGATGTAAAGGAAGCCTTAAG GAAATCAGAAGGTGTTCTTCCAATTCCAGAGCATCAGTTAATTGTCAGCATACCCTGCAGTCTGCATTCACATAAACCTCCTCTTGCTG CAGTTCTGGCAGAGTTTATCAAGCCAGATGTGGAATGCTTGGAGTTGTTTGCTCGCAACCTACAGCCTGGCTGGACCAGCTGGGGAAATGAGGTCTTGAAGTTTCAGCACATTGATTATTTCACTCTTCTGCAGAATGAAAACTGA
- the METTL4 gene encoding N(6)-adenine-specific methyltransferase METTL4 isoform X2 has product MNRMGKPAEVRSFNSVSCMCMEMSVRRGLMMSVVHRLTAGWLVDHLSFINQCGYEICDSFAHPGGVTCNTSVTSTEDCHSTSTFAPTLSSSDSPAYGPGDAIETEGKPAKTRYVFREEFFDISKPHIAAAPEEQLCQGCPEVSLTEIKADSNREEYQEGAKSDTGDSVATARKKRKRKCVFNQGELDALEYHSKVRKLIWEGTLHLVQEGLKSGFLHHTTTKLNCRKNNVPQHIVCGLAELCEMAKQFPAVNESHHQAVHVLEDETCHPEQDLLSCVMKNSSNCAKIIVLMGQKYLVPPKSSFLLSDISCLQPLLNYKKKYDVIVIDPPWENKSVKRSNRYSHLSSWQIKQIPVPALAAPNCLVVTWVTNRQKHLRFVKDELYPHWSVKTLAEWHWVKITRAGEFVLPLDSLHKKPYEVLVLGRVQGDVKEALRKSEGVLPIPEHQLIVSIPCSLHSHKPPLAVLAEFIKPDVECLELFARNLQPGWTSWGNEVLKFQHIDYFTLLQNEN; this is encoded by the exons ATGAACCGAATGGGGAAACCAGCTGAAGTCAGAAGTTTCAACAGTGTGTCCTGCATGTGCATGGAAATGTCTGTCAGAAG gGGACTTATGATGTCCGTGGTACATCGTCTGACAGCAGGATGGCTCGTGGATCATCTCTCTTTCATCAACCAGTGTGGCTATGAGATCTGTGACTCCTTTGCACACCCTGGTGGTGTCACTTGCAATACTTCTGTCACATCTACTGAAGACTGTCACAGTACTTCTACTTTTGCTCCCACCCTCTCATCAAGTGATAGTCCTGCTTATGGTCCTGGAGATGCCATAGAAACAGAAGGTAAACCAGCAAAAACGAGATACGTGTTTCGGGAGGAATTCTTTGATATTTCTAAGCCCCATAtagctgcagctcctgaggagcagctgtgtcagggaTGCCCTGAGGTGAGTCTGACAGAAATAAAGGCTGACAGCAACAGAGAGGAATACCAAGAAGGAGCAAAGAGTGACACTGGAGATTCTGTTGCCACTGCTAGGAAG AAACGTAAAAGGAAATGTGTGTTTAACCAAGGTGAACTGGATGCTTTGGAATACCATTCAAAG GTCAGGAAGCTCATTTGGGAAGGCACTTTGCATTTAGTCCAAGAAGGACTCAAAAGTGGTTTTCTTCATCACACTACCACAAAACTCAATTGCAGGAAGAATAATGTTCCTCAACACATTGTCTGTGGGTTGGCTGAATTATGTGAAATGGCAAAACAGTTTCCAGCTGTGAATGAAAGTCACCATCAAGCTGTACATGTGCTGGAGGATGAAACCTGCCATCCAGAGCAGGACCTGCTCTCATGTGTCATGAAAAACAGCTCAAACTGTGCAAAGATAATTGTGTTAATGGGGCAGAAATACTTGGTACCACCAAAAAGCAGTTTCCTCTTATCCGATATTTCATGTTTGCAGCCCCTGCTGAACT ACAAGAAGAAATATGATGTAATTGTGATCGATCCACCATGGGAGAACAAGTCTGTTAAAAGGAGTAACAG GTACAGCCACTTGTCTTCATGGCAAATCAAGCAGATTCCTGTACCAGCACTAGCTGCTCCAAATTGTCTTGTAGTCACGTGGGTGACTAATAGACAGAAGCACTTACGTTTTGTTAAAGATGAACTTTATCCTCATTGGTCAGTGAAAACGCTTGCTGAGTGGCACTGGGTAAAA ATTACTAGAGCTGGAGAATTTGTGTTGCCTTTGGATTCTTTGCACAAAAAACCATATGAAGTTCTTGTACTGGGGAGAGTTCAAGGAGATGTAAAGGAAGCCTTAAG GAAATCAGAAGGTGTTCTTCCAATTCCAGAGCATCAGTTAATTGTCAGCATACCCTGCAGTCTGCATTCACATAAACCTCCTCTTGCTG TTCTGGCAGAGTTTATCAAGCCAGATGTGGAATGCTTGGAGTTGTTTGCTCGCAACCTACAGCCTGGCTGGACCAGCTGGGGAAATGAGGTCTTGAAGTTTCAGCACATTGATTATTTCACTCTTCTGCAGAATGAAAACTGA
- the METTL4 gene encoding N(6)-adenine-specific methyltransferase METTL4 isoform X3, with protein MNRMGKPAEVRSFNSVSCMCMEMSVRRGLMMSVVHRLTAGWLVDHLSFINQCGYEICDSFAHPGGVTCNTSVTSTEDCHSTSTFAPTLSSSDSPAYGPGDAIETEGKPAKTRYVFREEFFDISKPHIAAAPEEQLCQGCPEVSLTEIKADSNREEYQEGAKSDTGDSVATARKKRKRKCVFNQGELDALEYHSKVRKLIWEGTLHLVQEGLKSGFLHHTTTKLNCRKNNVPQHIVCGLAELCEMAKQFPAVNESHHQAVHVLEDETCHPEQDLLSCVMKNSSNCAKIIVLMGQKYLVPPKSSFLLSDISCLQPLLNYKKKYDVIVIDPPWENKSVKRSNRYSHLSSWQIKQIPVPALAAPNCLVVTWVTNRQKHLRFVKDELYPHWSVKTLAEWHWVKITRAGEFVLPLDSLHKKPYEVLVLGRVQGDVKEALRKSEGVLPIPEHQLIVSIPCSLHSHKPPLAGACIFSTCLGLRVHKYGKSPA; from the exons ATGAACCGAATGGGGAAACCAGCTGAAGTCAGAAGTTTCAACAGTGTGTCCTGCATGTGCATGGAAATGTCTGTCAGAAG gGGACTTATGATGTCCGTGGTACATCGTCTGACAGCAGGATGGCTCGTGGATCATCTCTCTTTCATCAACCAGTGTGGCTATGAGATCTGTGACTCCTTTGCACACCCTGGTGGTGTCACTTGCAATACTTCTGTCACATCTACTGAAGACTGTCACAGTACTTCTACTTTTGCTCCCACCCTCTCATCAAGTGATAGTCCTGCTTATGGTCCTGGAGATGCCATAGAAACAGAAGGTAAACCAGCAAAAACGAGATACGTGTTTCGGGAGGAATTCTTTGATATTTCTAAGCCCCATAtagctgcagctcctgaggagcagctgtgtcagggaTGCCCTGAGGTGAGTCTGACAGAAATAAAGGCTGACAGCAACAGAGAGGAATACCAAGAAGGAGCAAAGAGTGACACTGGAGATTCTGTTGCCACTGCTAGGAAG AAACGTAAAAGGAAATGTGTGTTTAACCAAGGTGAACTGGATGCTTTGGAATACCATTCAAAG GTCAGGAAGCTCATTTGGGAAGGCACTTTGCATTTAGTCCAAGAAGGACTCAAAAGTGGTTTTCTTCATCACACTACCACAAAACTCAATTGCAGGAAGAATAATGTTCCTCAACACATTGTCTGTGGGTTGGCTGAATTATGTGAAATGGCAAAACAGTTTCCAGCTGTGAATGAAAGTCACCATCAAGCTGTACATGTGCTGGAGGATGAAACCTGCCATCCAGAGCAGGACCTGCTCTCATGTGTCATGAAAAACAGCTCAAACTGTGCAAAGATAATTGTGTTAATGGGGCAGAAATACTTGGTACCACCAAAAAGCAGTTTCCTCTTATCCGATATTTCATGTTTGCAGCCCCTGCTGAACT ACAAGAAGAAATATGATGTAATTGTGATCGATCCACCATGGGAGAACAAGTCTGTTAAAAGGAGTAACAG GTACAGCCACTTGTCTTCATGGCAAATCAAGCAGATTCCTGTACCAGCACTAGCTGCTCCAAATTGTCTTGTAGTCACGTGGGTGACTAATAGACAGAAGCACTTACGTTTTGTTAAAGATGAACTTTATCCTCATTGGTCAGTGAAAACGCTTGCTGAGTGGCACTGGGTAAAA ATTACTAGAGCTGGAGAATTTGTGTTGCCTTTGGATTCTTTGCACAAAAAACCATATGAAGTTCTTGTACTGGGGAGAGTTCAAGGAGATGTAAAGGAAGCCTTAAG GAAATCAGAAGGTGTTCTTCCAATTCCAGAGCATCAGTTAATTGTCAGCATACCCTGCAGTCTGCATTCACATAAACCTCCTCTTGCTG gAGCATGCATCTTCAGTACATGCTTGGGATTAAGAGTACACAAGTATGGCAAGTCTCCTGCTTGA
- the METTL4 gene encoding N(6)-adenine-specific methyltransferase METTL4 isoform X7 gives MNRMGKPAEVRSFNSVSCMCMEMSVRRGLMMSVVHRLTAGWLVDHLSFINQCGYEICDSFAHPGGVTCNTSVTSTEDCHSTSTFAPTLSSSDSPAYGPGDAIETEGKPAKTRYVFREEFFDISKPHIAAAPEEQLCQGCPEVSLTEIKADSNREEYQEGAKSDTGDSVATARKKRKRKCVFNQGELDALEYHSKVRKLIWEGTLHLVQEGLKSGFLHHTTTKLNCRKNNVPQHIVCGLAELCEMAKQFPAVNESHHQAVHVLEDETCHPEQDLLSCVMKNSSNCAKIIVLMGQKYLVPPKSSFLLSDISCLQPLLNYKKKYDVIVIDPPWENKSVKRSNRYSHLSSWQIKQIPVPALAAPNCLVVTWVTNRQKHLRFVKDELYPHWSVKTLAEWHWVKITRAGEFVLPLDSLHKKPYEVLVLGRVQGDVKEALRKSEGVLPIPEHQLIVSIPCSLHSHKPPLAAL, from the exons ATGAACCGAATGGGGAAACCAGCTGAAGTCAGAAGTTTCAACAGTGTGTCCTGCATGTGCATGGAAATGTCTGTCAGAAG gGGACTTATGATGTCCGTGGTACATCGTCTGACAGCAGGATGGCTCGTGGATCATCTCTCTTTCATCAACCAGTGTGGCTATGAGATCTGTGACTCCTTTGCACACCCTGGTGGTGTCACTTGCAATACTTCTGTCACATCTACTGAAGACTGTCACAGTACTTCTACTTTTGCTCCCACCCTCTCATCAAGTGATAGTCCTGCTTATGGTCCTGGAGATGCCATAGAAACAGAAGGTAAACCAGCAAAAACGAGATACGTGTTTCGGGAGGAATTCTTTGATATTTCTAAGCCCCATAtagctgcagctcctgaggagcagctgtgtcagggaTGCCCTGAGGTGAGTCTGACAGAAATAAAGGCTGACAGCAACAGAGAGGAATACCAAGAAGGAGCAAAGAGTGACACTGGAGATTCTGTTGCCACTGCTAGGAAG AAACGTAAAAGGAAATGTGTGTTTAACCAAGGTGAACTGGATGCTTTGGAATACCATTCAAAG GTCAGGAAGCTCATTTGGGAAGGCACTTTGCATTTAGTCCAAGAAGGACTCAAAAGTGGTTTTCTTCATCACACTACCACAAAACTCAATTGCAGGAAGAATAATGTTCCTCAACACATTGTCTGTGGGTTGGCTGAATTATGTGAAATGGCAAAACAGTTTCCAGCTGTGAATGAAAGTCACCATCAAGCTGTACATGTGCTGGAGGATGAAACCTGCCATCCAGAGCAGGACCTGCTCTCATGTGTCATGAAAAACAGCTCAAACTGTGCAAAGATAATTGTGTTAATGGGGCAGAAATACTTGGTACCACCAAAAAGCAGTTTCCTCTTATCCGATATTTCATGTTTGCAGCCCCTGCTGAACT ACAAGAAGAAATATGATGTAATTGTGATCGATCCACCATGGGAGAACAAGTCTGTTAAAAGGAGTAACAG GTACAGCCACTTGTCTTCATGGCAAATCAAGCAGATTCCTGTACCAGCACTAGCTGCTCCAAATTGTCTTGTAGTCACGTGGGTGACTAATAGACAGAAGCACTTACGTTTTGTTAAAGATGAACTTTATCCTCATTGGTCAGTGAAAACGCTTGCTGAGTGGCACTGGGTAAAA ATTACTAGAGCTGGAGAATTTGTGTTGCCTTTGGATTCTTTGCACAAAAAACCATATGAAGTTCTTGTACTGGGGAGAGTTCAAGGAGATGTAAAGGAAGCCTTAAG GAAATCAGAAGGTGTTCTTCCAATTCCAGAGCATCAGTTAATTGTCAGCATACCCTGCAGTCTGCATTCACATAAACCTCCTCTTGCTG ccctctAG
- the METTL4 gene encoding N(6)-adenine-specific methyltransferase METTL4 isoform X6 — protein sequence MNRMGKPAEVRSFNSVSCMCMEMSVRRGLMMSVVHRLTAGWLVDHLSFINQCGYEICDSFAHPGGVTCNTSVTSTEDCHSTSTFAPTLSSSDSPAYGPGDAIETEGKPAKTRYVFREEFFDISKPHIAAAPEEQLCQGCPEVSLTEIKADSNREEYQEGAKSDTGDSVATARKKRKRKCVFNQGELDALEYHSKVRKLIWEGTLHLVQEGLKSGFLHHTTTKLNCRKNNVPQHIVCGLAELCEMAKQFPAVNESHHQAVHVLEDETCHPEQDLLSCVMKNSSNCAKIIVLMGQKYLVPPKSSFLLSDISCLQPLLNYKKKYDVIVIDPPWENKSVKRSNRYSHLSSWQIKQIPVPALAAPNCLVVTWVTNRQKHLRFVKDELYPHWSVKTLAEWHWVKITRAGEFVLPLDSLHKKPYEVLVLGRVQGDVKEALRKSEGVLPIPEHQLIVSIPCSLHSHKPPLADPI from the exons ATGAACCGAATGGGGAAACCAGCTGAAGTCAGAAGTTTCAACAGTGTGTCCTGCATGTGCATGGAAATGTCTGTCAGAAG gGGACTTATGATGTCCGTGGTACATCGTCTGACAGCAGGATGGCTCGTGGATCATCTCTCTTTCATCAACCAGTGTGGCTATGAGATCTGTGACTCCTTTGCACACCCTGGTGGTGTCACTTGCAATACTTCTGTCACATCTACTGAAGACTGTCACAGTACTTCTACTTTTGCTCCCACCCTCTCATCAAGTGATAGTCCTGCTTATGGTCCTGGAGATGCCATAGAAACAGAAGGTAAACCAGCAAAAACGAGATACGTGTTTCGGGAGGAATTCTTTGATATTTCTAAGCCCCATAtagctgcagctcctgaggagcagctgtgtcagggaTGCCCTGAGGTGAGTCTGACAGAAATAAAGGCTGACAGCAACAGAGAGGAATACCAAGAAGGAGCAAAGAGTGACACTGGAGATTCTGTTGCCACTGCTAGGAAG AAACGTAAAAGGAAATGTGTGTTTAACCAAGGTGAACTGGATGCTTTGGAATACCATTCAAAG GTCAGGAAGCTCATTTGGGAAGGCACTTTGCATTTAGTCCAAGAAGGACTCAAAAGTGGTTTTCTTCATCACACTACCACAAAACTCAATTGCAGGAAGAATAATGTTCCTCAACACATTGTCTGTGGGTTGGCTGAATTATGTGAAATGGCAAAACAGTTTCCAGCTGTGAATGAAAGTCACCATCAAGCTGTACATGTGCTGGAGGATGAAACCTGCCATCCAGAGCAGGACCTGCTCTCATGTGTCATGAAAAACAGCTCAAACTGTGCAAAGATAATTGTGTTAATGGGGCAGAAATACTTGGTACCACCAAAAAGCAGTTTCCTCTTATCCGATATTTCATGTTTGCAGCCCCTGCTGAACT ACAAGAAGAAATATGATGTAATTGTGATCGATCCACCATGGGAGAACAAGTCTGTTAAAAGGAGTAACAG GTACAGCCACTTGTCTTCATGGCAAATCAAGCAGATTCCTGTACCAGCACTAGCTGCTCCAAATTGTCTTGTAGTCACGTGGGTGACTAATAGACAGAAGCACTTACGTTTTGTTAAAGATGAACTTTATCCTCATTGGTCAGTGAAAACGCTTGCTGAGTGGCACTGGGTAAAA ATTACTAGAGCTGGAGAATTTGTGTTGCCTTTGGATTCTTTGCACAAAAAACCATATGAAGTTCTTGTACTGGGGAGAGTTCAAGGAGATGTAAAGGAAGCCTTAAG GAAATCAGAAGGTGTTCTTCCAATTCCAGAGCATCAGTTAATTGTCAGCATACCCTGCAGTCTGCATTCACATAAACCTCCTCTTGCTG ACCCCATTTAA
- the METTL4 gene encoding N(6)-adenine-specific methyltransferase METTL4 isoform X5, which produces MNRMGKPAEVRSFNSVSCMCMEMSVRRGLMMSVVHRLTAGWLVDHLSFINQCGYEICDSFAHPGGVTCNTSVTSTEDCHSTSTFAPTLSSSDSPAYGPGDAIETEGKPAKTRYVFREEFFDISKPHIAAAPEEQLCQGCPEVSLTEIKADSNREEYQEGAKSDTGDSVATARKKRKRKCVFNQGELDALEYHSKVRKLIWEGTLHLVQEGLKSGFLHHTTTKLNCRKNNVPQHIVCGLAELCEMAKQFPAVNESHHQAVHVLEDETCHPEQDLLSCVMKNSSNCAKIIVLMGQKYLVPPKSSFLLSDISCLQPLLNYKKKYDVIVIDPPWENKSVKRSNRYSHLSSWQIKQIPVPALAAPNCLVVTWVTNRQKHLRFVKDELYPHWSVKTLAEWHWVKITRAGEFVLPLDSLHKKPYEVLVLGRVQGDVKEALRKSEGVLPIPEHQLIVSIPCSLHSHKPPLAVIISEET; this is translated from the exons ATGAACCGAATGGGGAAACCAGCTGAAGTCAGAAGTTTCAACAGTGTGTCCTGCATGTGCATGGAAATGTCTGTCAGAAG gGGACTTATGATGTCCGTGGTACATCGTCTGACAGCAGGATGGCTCGTGGATCATCTCTCTTTCATCAACCAGTGTGGCTATGAGATCTGTGACTCCTTTGCACACCCTGGTGGTGTCACTTGCAATACTTCTGTCACATCTACTGAAGACTGTCACAGTACTTCTACTTTTGCTCCCACCCTCTCATCAAGTGATAGTCCTGCTTATGGTCCTGGAGATGCCATAGAAACAGAAGGTAAACCAGCAAAAACGAGATACGTGTTTCGGGAGGAATTCTTTGATATTTCTAAGCCCCATAtagctgcagctcctgaggagcagctgtgtcagggaTGCCCTGAGGTGAGTCTGACAGAAATAAAGGCTGACAGCAACAGAGAGGAATACCAAGAAGGAGCAAAGAGTGACACTGGAGATTCTGTTGCCACTGCTAGGAAG AAACGTAAAAGGAAATGTGTGTTTAACCAAGGTGAACTGGATGCTTTGGAATACCATTCAAAG GTCAGGAAGCTCATTTGGGAAGGCACTTTGCATTTAGTCCAAGAAGGACTCAAAAGTGGTTTTCTTCATCACACTACCACAAAACTCAATTGCAGGAAGAATAATGTTCCTCAACACATTGTCTGTGGGTTGGCTGAATTATGTGAAATGGCAAAACAGTTTCCAGCTGTGAATGAAAGTCACCATCAAGCTGTACATGTGCTGGAGGATGAAACCTGCCATCCAGAGCAGGACCTGCTCTCATGTGTCATGAAAAACAGCTCAAACTGTGCAAAGATAATTGTGTTAATGGGGCAGAAATACTTGGTACCACCAAAAAGCAGTTTCCTCTTATCCGATATTTCATGTTTGCAGCCCCTGCTGAACT ACAAGAAGAAATATGATGTAATTGTGATCGATCCACCATGGGAGAACAAGTCTGTTAAAAGGAGTAACAG GTACAGCCACTTGTCTTCATGGCAAATCAAGCAGATTCCTGTACCAGCACTAGCTGCTCCAAATTGTCTTGTAGTCACGTGGGTGACTAATAGACAGAAGCACTTACGTTTTGTTAAAGATGAACTTTATCCTCATTGGTCAGTGAAAACGCTTGCTGAGTGGCACTGGGTAAAA ATTACTAGAGCTGGAGAATTTGTGTTGCCTTTGGATTCTTTGCACAAAAAACCATATGAAGTTCTTGTACTGGGGAGAGTTCAAGGAGATGTAAAGGAAGCCTTAAG GAAATCAGAAGGTGTTCTTCCAATTCCAGAGCATCAGTTAATTGTCAGCATACCCTGCAGTCTGCATTCACATAAACCTCCTCTTGCTG tgatCATATCTGAAGAGACTTGA
- the METTL4 gene encoding N(6)-adenine-specific methyltransferase METTL4 isoform X4: MMSVVHRLTAGWLVDHLSFINQCGYEICDSFAHPGGVTCNTSVTSTEDCHSTSTFAPTLSSSDSPAYGPGDAIETEGKPAKTRYVFREEFFDISKPHIAAAPEEQLCQGCPEVSLTEIKADSNREEYQEGAKSDTGDSVATARKKRKRKCVFNQGELDALEYHSKVRKLIWEGTLHLVQEGLKSGFLHHTTTKLNCRKNNVPQHIVCGLAELCEMAKQFPAVNESHHQAVHVLEDETCHPEQDLLSCVMKNSSNCAKIIVLMGQKYLVPPKSSFLLSDISCLQPLLNYKKKYDVIVIDPPWENKSVKRSNRYSHLSSWQIKQIPVPALAAPNCLVVTWVTNRQKHLRFVKDELYPHWSVKTLAEWHWVKITRAGEFVLPLDSLHKKPYEVLVLGRVQGDVKEALRKSEGVLPIPEHQLIVSIPCSLHSHKPPLAAVLAEFIKPDVECLELFARNLQPGWTSWGNEVLKFQHIDYFTLLQNEN; the protein is encoded by the exons ATGATGTCCGTGGTACATCGTCTGACAGCAGGATGGCTCGTGGATCATCTCTCTTTCATCAACCAGTGTGGCTATGAGATCTGTGACTCCTTTGCACACCCTGGTGGTGTCACTTGCAATACTTCTGTCACATCTACTGAAGACTGTCACAGTACTTCTACTTTTGCTCCCACCCTCTCATCAAGTGATAGTCCTGCTTATGGTCCTGGAGATGCCATAGAAACAGAAGGTAAACCAGCAAAAACGAGATACGTGTTTCGGGAGGAATTCTTTGATATTTCTAAGCCCCATAtagctgcagctcctgaggagcagctgtgtcagggaTGCCCTGAGGTGAGTCTGACAGAAATAAAGGCTGACAGCAACAGAGAGGAATACCAAGAAGGAGCAAAGAGTGACACTGGAGATTCTGTTGCCACTGCTAGGAAG AAACGTAAAAGGAAATGTGTGTTTAACCAAGGTGAACTGGATGCTTTGGAATACCATTCAAAG GTCAGGAAGCTCATTTGGGAAGGCACTTTGCATTTAGTCCAAGAAGGACTCAAAAGTGGTTTTCTTCATCACACTACCACAAAACTCAATTGCAGGAAGAATAATGTTCCTCAACACATTGTCTGTGGGTTGGCTGAATTATGTGAAATGGCAAAACAGTTTCCAGCTGTGAATGAAAGTCACCATCAAGCTGTACATGTGCTGGAGGATGAAACCTGCCATCCAGAGCAGGACCTGCTCTCATGTGTCATGAAAAACAGCTCAAACTGTGCAAAGATAATTGTGTTAATGGGGCAGAAATACTTGGTACCACCAAAAAGCAGTTTCCTCTTATCCGATATTTCATGTTTGCAGCCCCTGCTGAACT ACAAGAAGAAATATGATGTAATTGTGATCGATCCACCATGGGAGAACAAGTCTGTTAAAAGGAGTAACAG GTACAGCCACTTGTCTTCATGGCAAATCAAGCAGATTCCTGTACCAGCACTAGCTGCTCCAAATTGTCTTGTAGTCACGTGGGTGACTAATAGACAGAAGCACTTACGTTTTGTTAAAGATGAACTTTATCCTCATTGGTCAGTGAAAACGCTTGCTGAGTGGCACTGGGTAAAA ATTACTAGAGCTGGAGAATTTGTGTTGCCTTTGGATTCTTTGCACAAAAAACCATATGAAGTTCTTGTACTGGGGAGAGTTCAAGGAGATGTAAAGGAAGCCTTAAG GAAATCAGAAGGTGTTCTTCCAATTCCAGAGCATCAGTTAATTGTCAGCATACCCTGCAGTCTGCATTCACATAAACCTCCTCTTGCTG CAGTTCTGGCAGAGTTTATCAAGCCAGATGTGGAATGCTTGGAGTTGTTTGCTCGCAACCTACAGCCTGGCTGGACCAGCTGGGGAAATGAGGTCTTGAAGTTTCAGCACATTGATTATTTCACTCTTCTGCAGAATGAAAACTGA